Below is a genomic region from Dryobates pubescens isolate bDryPub1 chromosome 1, bDryPub1.pri, whole genome shotgun sequence.
ATGTAGATGGTACAACCTTTCTGGGAATCCTGTTTCACTGCTTGAGTTTCTTCATGAAGTGAAAGTTCTTATATTTGGCCTGAAATTCTTACTCCAACTTGCAGCCATTGTCTTCTGTCCCTCCACTGCTTGCCAGTGTGAAGAGCCTGGCATAGTCATCTCAATGGCTTCCGTGTAGGTATTGGAAATTTGCTGTTGGATCCCTTCTGAATCtgccttttctctaggctgaatgTGTCAAGTTTCCTTACCCTTCTCTCAaggcatgtgctccagtcccctgcgCAGCTCAGTAGTCCTCCCTTGAACTGTCAACAGTTCATTTAAGTCAGTTTTCTTCCATAAACATAAAAAGTTAGTGCTGCCCTCCTGAGAGAGGGAGAGCTAGCAGCATAAATATTTCTTTGGGTGAGGCAGAACAACAACATAGGCTGGTAAGTCCACCTTGTGTTTTCTTCAGATCATGGCTTCTGACAGTGTAGCATGATGTGGATGCATCATTAAACATAGGTATTCAGTTAGGAGTTAAGGAGGAAAGTAATAGTTTTTGAGGGATTTCAGGTTTTTGTCTAGTGAAAGAGGTACAAGAGCCATATATGAGATGAGTCTTGGTGCTAAGTGCATTGTGACTGTAAATGAGCAGATAAGCTTTCCTGGTCAGGCAAAAGTTCAGCGATGCTGACCTGTCTCTCCATCTTTTCTAGGAAGCTGCTACCTTGGGGAAGAAAGTAATGGTATTAGATTATGTTGTTCCAACGCCCCTTGGAACCTCGTGGGGTGAGCTTCTGTGAACCTCTATTTTACAGTGTTTGAGTGCCAGTGATATGTAATGAGTTGTCTGATATTATGGATTTGTCATCTTGGAGGTTGTGGCTGAATTCTTGTCATTTTGGAAGATGGATGACAAAGGAGTTTTCCTGGCATGCCTGCTTTGTAGACAGTCATTTCTGTTTTGTGCATTGTTAACTCTGAGTTTTTTGTCAAATGTTATTCTAGTTCTCTGTGTGTTCACATTCCCATGTTTGTGGGGTGGagtttgccctttttttttcctgtttaattGTAGTTCATGGGCAACTGCTATAGGCAACCTCTAGAATAGTATGACTGTATGGCTGTGCGTGCCTCACCTTTCTGTAATTAAAGACCAACTGCTGTCTGACCTTGTTAATTTTATTGGCAGttgaggatgattaaggaacTTCATTGGTCAAATTTTATTGAGTTGAGGTATGAATATGCTTTCATAGCTAAAATTTCAAACAAATACATATTTCTAATTCTACATGACAGATGATACTAAACTCTAGAAACCCtgggctttttgccttgctttcttGCCAGTATAAAATCTGAAGTAGTCTGGTCTAAGTTTCCTGGGTCTATTCGACAGCACACTGTATCCTTCTTGGTTCAGTCAGTCAGGTAACATACTGAATACAAACCTGTAAGCTTAGTGTGTtcattgtattttaaaatgtctcTTAAAACAGAAATTTCAGCTAATTTTGTGGCTAGAGCAAACATGAACTAAGCATGATAGGAAAAGCAGGATAAAGATCCTGTCTGTGCAGGTAATAACATGACTCTTTTCCATCTTAGGACTTGGTGGCACGTGTGTAAATGTAGGCTGCATTCCTAAGAAGCTAATGCATCAAGCAGCACTTCTGGGTCAGGCTCTCCAAGATTCAAGGAAATACGGGTGGCAGTATGATGAGCAAGGTTAGTAAGAACAGGAGACAGATCAAGACTGTACAAAAGGGACTCTGAGTTTGAGATTGTTCTTGTACTTTGGATTTTGTAAACCAGAGGCAGAGTTCAGTAGTTCTCTGAGGTGGATCAGAAGGCATTTTCCTTCTCGAGTCATAAACCCATTAGGACTGAAAGCCAATTGTTTTTTGTTCCCTATATTATCTGATTTAAATGATAAAAATTCTAGAATGTTCTTATTTCAGATAGTAGCAAGTCAGGTAAATATTAGCATAGTAGAACTTTTAACATCTATCATCCTTACTGATGATAATGATGTTTTCTTAGCAGCATATATAATGAATAAAACTTGATTGGTTTGTGGAAGGGTTCATTGCATGTTAGTTTCTATTAAACATGGCATTAATGTTTTGTTTCAGTTAAACACAACTGGGAGGTCATGGTAGAAGCAGTTCAAAACTACATTGGCTCTTTGAACTGGGGTTACCGAGTGTCCTTAAGAGAGAAGTCTGTGACATACATCAATTCCTATGGAGAATTTGTGGAACCACACAAAATTAAGGTTTGTGCTGTATTTAAAATACTTTGTTGGGAGGGAGAACCTGTGTTTTAAAACAGCCTTTTCAAATCCCATGAGGAAAAGGGTTCATCTTGACGTTGCCAGCTTAAGTCAGCTGAAGTTAGTCATTTGTGAAACAAGTTACTGGTTTAAATTTTTAGTGTACTGTATTACATGCCACAGTGTTTGCAAACCTAGGAAGTGTAAGGTAAGATTAATATGGATATCTGTAAACTCGTGTTTTGCATGTGTAGAGACAGTCTCAGTTGCTAACTTCATGACTGAGGTCAGCAGACAGAGTGAtggtggggaaagaaaagaaaaacttcaGCTGCATGATTTTGCTACTTTGAAAATTTTCATACTAAAGCATAAAAATTGTTGAAATTGAATTCAGATGAAGCATTTGCATAACAGCACTGCTAGAGCCTTATGCTGTATCAGCATAAGAATTAAACTGTCAGTGTTGCAAGACAAAACATGTGCTGGCAATCTTACTGTAAGTGATCACATTGTAGCATGCATATTGAAGATGGCTGCCTGGTTCAGTGGGTGTAATTGTCTATTTCCAATATGAGGTTCTGAACTTCATGTTTTAAACCCAGGCCAGCGCTGAAAATATAGTATTATGCTCAACTTTAACTCGTTCTAAGTGTCCTGTATGTAGGTCATTTACATAAGTGTCCTTATTCAGTAAATGAAGGAGGACAGAAAGACTttcagcaggaggttggactagatgatctcctgagTTTCCTTCCAATGAATTACACAATTACTTGAAGCTTCCCTTCATCTGTGTTGCtaactgaaaagagaaaatgaaaggtaGATTTTGAGATTGATTTGCAACATGGAATTTCTCAAAATCAAGGGGCTCTAGAGGTCAAATTAGCTTGAATCCATTTAAGGTTGGGTCTTCAGCCTCCTGAAATCATGTAGCTAGATACTTTTGTATTTCTACATTAGCCTAAGAACTAATTGATGTCACTGTGTTGGACTTTTATTGTTAAGCAGGGGACAGGGGGACTTTTGTTGGGGCTTTTTATAACTTCAGTGTAAAGTTACTATGAACAATTCAATCTAAGTGAGTACCTGAAGTGGGTGGAATGCAGAGAGTGAATGATTTTAGGTGCTCTGAAAAAAGCCTATTGGTCTTCAGTGACCTGCCTGACTTCTCTGCTAAATGCACTGCTTCTTGCTTGAAACTGCCTATTCTTGAATATATCCACAATATTTAAGGGAAGATTTACATcagttttaatatttatttattttttcattttctcttaatCTGTTCCTATGAAAAAGGCTTTCTTAATTGTTTCTATGTAAACAGGCAACTAATAGAAAAGGACAAGTAACCTATCACACAGCAGAGACTTTTGTGCTGGCAACTGGAGAAAGGCCTAGATATCTGGGTATCCCTGGAGATAAAGAATACTGTATTACAAGGTGAGATGAAGAGGGATATAGAttggattttgttttccctgatGCTTGCAAAGACAAAGAAGCTTGTGTGAAGAGCACCTTGTAActtacatttattttctttctagtgatgacctcttctccctgccttACTGCCCTGGCAAAACTCTAGTTGTGGGTGCATCTTATGTGGCTCTAGAGTGTGCAGGATTTCTTGCTGGTCTAGGGCTAGATGTCACAGTGATGGTGCGTTCTATCCTCCTGCGGGGCTTTGACCAGGAAATGGCAGAAAGAGTAGGGGCTCACATGGAAACACACGGTGTGAAGTTCATCAGGAAGTTTGTACCTGTTCAGGCAAGTGTTCTCTTCAGGTTTATTCTCTCCATGCAAAATTACTTTAAAGAACACATACAGAATGCATGTACGGTCTGGAAGGCTTTAATTCTGCACAGGAAGAAATGTGTTATGAGATTAAGCTTTTCCTTCTTACTGCTGGTTTGAAGTAGCAATAGAGAAGTGAGCTCATGCTGTTTAGGGTCATTCTAAGCTTACAAATATTTATACAGGTCGAACAGTTGGAGCAAGGCATGCCTGGAAGGCTGAAAGTGACAGCAAAGTCTACTGAGGGATCAGAATTCTTTGAAGAAGAATATAACACTGTAAGCATTTTGGATTTGGAATAACCGAATACAGCAGCACATGAAAATATATTGAAATACCTTTTAAATtgtttagggggaaaaaaaggggaagctTGGAAAATtgttcacagaaacatttaatATTCATCCTCAGCTGCCTTATGCCAGAAGAATCAGTGAAACTTTACATGCCTGGAATTCAGTTCATAAGAGCAGTGTTGCTTCTGGGTTTGTTCTGATATGACTAGTTTTGCCATTTGTTGCATTTCTGAAACAAGTTGGATGTAGAGCAGTCTGAACTGTTGGTGGCTctttcaaaagaattttggagAAGTCACTTCAGTCATCCTTCACAGTTTCTTCAGAAAACTACTAAAAGTGGTGTCATGCAAGTTACGCTTTTCTTGTGTCAAGTAATGTAATTTGGGGTGGTGTTTTTCTTAGGTTTTGATAGCTGTTGGTCGTGATGCATGTACCAGAAATATTGGTTTAGAGACAATTGGTGTGAAAATCAATGAGAAGTGAGTATTGCTCAACTCCCTTAAACCATCaaatactacttttttttcttcttttcttcttttacctCTTTACCAACAGCTAATTACTGAtgatatttgggggggggggggaataaaatcCTTGGTCTTACACCTGGTAATTATGTGAACCTTCAAAACCTTTTCCCTACGGGCTTGAGTACAGTTATTCATCAacttccatttcttttctgttctgagTTAATACCTACTTTTTGGCCACTCTACTTAAGGAATAAATTTAATGTATTTGCTTAATATACTTATAAACTGCAGTTCAATATTCTGTTTCATTCAGCTCATGCAGAAAGTTAATCTGGGGATTTAAAGAGGCAGCAAGCTACTCACTTTGTACAGATttaactttttttgttgtttctcccTGGCTTCAGTGTAAAAAGGTGCAAAAGAGGAGGCAGGATTATGTTgttcaggagaaagaaaaattaagatcaggttgcaccaggTAACATCTTACTAAACCGGCTTAGTTGGCAAGTGAGTTCTTTCCTCATAGGGGAAAATGTACATTGCAAACTGTATAATAACCAAGCTAAAGATCATAAGTCCAAAGATGTCAAAGTAATTTCATTGTCATTGAGCATGCACTGTGGCTCCGGTTAAAACTGGCCCACTGAATACAGGCTTCAAAGGTAATTGATGTGTCAGAAGTAATTGATGCTCTGAAGAGTTTGCAGTTGAAGTAAAAGAGGCCTGAGCATTATTTAGTACAATGTGTTGAGTAATTAGAGGAACATCTTTGTAGGAGATGCTATTCTTCCCTCTTCTTGCTGAGCAACAAGGAAGCTTGTGAACTGAACTCCATtcacttttctgtttgtttcaaaGGAATGGAAAAGTACCTGTAAATGATGAAGAACAAACCAATGTGCCTTATGTTTATGCTATTGGAGATATATTGGAAGGAAAGCTTGAACTTACTCCAGTTGCCATTCAAGCAGGGAAACTGCTAGCCCAGAGGCTTTATGGTGGTAGTTCCAAAAAGGTAAAGCTGTAAGAATACAACTTCAacttttttctgtgctttttgccTCAAAATTGTGGTAGCATGAGTTATTTGCCCACTTGATTGTGGGCACTGCAGATGTTTTATGAAAAGACCCAAAATGTGCACTTCTCCTGTTATGTACTGTGTAGAACTTGCATAGTCTAAATACAAATTTTTGGTTCTTTATTTTTAGTGTGACTATATCAATGTACCAACGACAGTGTTTACTCCTTTAGAGTATGGCTGCTGTGGGCTAGCTGAGGAAAGAGCGATAGAAGAATATGGAAAGCAAAATCTGGAGGTGAGAGCACACAAAGCTTGTCTAGCTTGTATCTTGAGAATGTTTTTCTTGAGCCTTGCTGCTTTACACTCAGGGCATGGTGTTAAAAGAAGATTGTAGGGTTAGCTAGTCAGGTCtttgatcctggaggtcttgcCATCTGGCTAACAAGGTGTGGAACTCCCAGAAATGGACTTGATAACGTTACACCTGTGTATAGCTGTTTGCATGCTGTCAAAAAGCATTTGGCTTCAGGATGCCAAATTCAGGTTGCAGAACTGtaggtggtgtttttttgttgtcatGCATTAAAGAATTACTGCTGAAGTGTACTGCACTCCTGGGATGAGCTGTCTATTTTCTGCCTGCTCACTGTACTTGAAATGGGaattaatttcttcctgacctTTTCTTACAGCTATAATAGTATCAGGCATCACTTCTGTGTCTTGTGCTAATTTCTAGCTTCACACTTCTCTGAAGTTTCATTAAACACAAGGCATGTGAACAGCTCTTACTCCTTACGTCTTTCAAATAGTTGGCATTTTTTAGCTGCTTCTGTGAACTGTTTTGCAGCATGGGTTCACACTTACTGTAGCTAGATAGCAATTTTGTACTACTAAAGCACTTCTCTTTCTGAAAGCAAGATGCTAAAATGCTGTGCCTTACAGCTGTTGCTGTTTTAAGCAAGTATGTAAGTCAGAGGTGCATGGTTTGGTTCAAAGCTTCCTCTAATGGCTTTTGGAGGGTAGACTGCTAGGGATGGGGAGGGACAAAAATcactctgtttttttttctttgtcatcTTGGCAGGTTTATCACAGTTTGTTCTGGCCACTCGAATGGACAGTACCAGGCAGAGATAACAATACTTGTTATGCAAAGATTATCTGCAATAAACAGGACAATGTAAGTAGCAAGCTGGAATGGATATGCTGAGTGTAGTCTTGAAATTTCTTTTTAGACCAGCCAAAAAAACTAAGGTCTGTTTGGCCTGCTGAAGGCCAACTCTACCTATTCTGTTAGTGTAAATATTTGGTTTAGGAGGTCTAATCAAGCTGGAGGGAgcagatttttgtttggttggatttggtttttttggtaacaGGTGTTTGAGCAAGTGGTAGCTTTATGCATTATAAACTTCATCTTGCGTTCCTATTAAGGAGCAGATCTGTGAAGAAATTCAGCAGGGTTTTTCTTCCCAAGTGGGTTATGAGTAACTGTGCTATCTGGTGTCTTCCTTTGTTTCTGGCCTTTTGTGAAGTGCACATTTTTGTAGGTTTAGAAACTTGGGAAACCTGTGTTGGGTTCTCAAAAATTGATATTAAATGGGAATTTCTAGTGATGGCTCTGTTCTTGTTGCAAAAATGTGCCAATACTGTCCAGTGTGTTTCCTCAAAACTGCCTGAAAGAACAGGTAGTGGAAGATACTTATGTTTTGTATGGAGAGAAGGAATAATTAAGCTGAGACAGTGTGGCATTCAAGATAAAAGGAAGTAAGCTTACTCTCTTCTGTATTACCCCACCTAACCCTTTACCAAAGACTGCAGAAAGGCTCAAAGTTCTGCTTTAATTTGAGCTGGTTTAAAAGTAAACCAAATTAAAAGAACACAGTggaagaggtgaggagaaagttcttcactgagagagtcattagccattagaatgggatgcccaggaaggtggtggagtcaccatccctggaggtttcaagaggggattggacatggcacttggtgccatggtttagtcatgaggtctgtggtgacaggttggacttgatgatctctgaggtctctcccagccttggtgattctgtgaaggagcGACTTGATTTAGCTGTGAGAGGTTCCTGGGATTCTGGAGGAAGATGTAAGGGGAACAGGATACAAATTGCTTGTAAAACAAGCAATGTAAAAGCACTTTCTTGCAGATCATGGCCACACCTGGGCTAGGACATCTTTAAATGTGTGAGAACATCCTGGGAAAATGTTTGAAAACATCCCTTTTGATAAACCAATTGTTGAAACAAATGGAAATAACATCCAACTTGTTTTTTATAGCCTAGGGCCATCACTTCTGATCTCACTACAGAGACAATGTGCTCAAAAGCAAGGCTaatgtttccatt
It encodes:
- the TXNRD3 gene encoding thioredoxin reductase 3 translates to MPPPPGQTQLPDWDGLKLRVQTLIASHRVMIFSKSYCPYCNKVKELFRSLHVEYYALELDITDDGPSIQQVLAELTNQRTVPNVFVNGTHVGGCDATYQAYQNGSLQKLLGDSKDIEPYDYDLIIIGGGSGGLACSKEAATLGKKVMVLDYVVPTPLGTSWGLGGTCVNVGCIPKKLMHQAALLGQALQDSRKYGWQYDEQVKHNWEVMVEAVQNYIGSLNWGYRVSLREKSVTYINSYGEFVEPHKIKATNRKGQVTYHTAETFVLATGERPRYLGIPGDKEYCITSDDLFSLPYCPGKTLVVGASYVALECAGFLAGLGLDVTVMVRSILLRGFDQEMAERVGAHMETHGVKFIRKFVPVQVEQLEQGMPGRLKVTAKSTEGSEFFEEEYNTVLIAVGRDACTRNIGLETIGVKINEKNGKVPVNDEEQTNVPYVYAIGDILEGKLELTPVAIQAGKLLAQRLYGGSSKKCDYINVPTTVFTPLEYGCCGLAEERAIEEYGKQNLEVYHSLFWPLEWTVPGRDNNTCYAKIICNKQDNNRVIGFHVLGPNAGEVTQGFAAAIKCGVTKELLDETIGIHPTCAEVFTTMDITKSSGQDITQRGC